The following proteins are encoded in a genomic region of Candidatus Methylospira mobilis:
- the rsxC gene encoding electron transport complex subunit RsxC: MTTSYFTGGLHLDTHKTESSGVAPLVASIPETLIFPLFMRNGQDAQAVVEAGQHVLKGQILARDPENLTPPVHASSSGIIAAIETRALPHPSGLSGRCIVLNTDGLDQAREASSIGENYSDYPLETLLRHIHEAGIVGMGGAGFPTDIKLRGGGACAIDTLILNGAECEPYITCDDMLMRYHPEEVLGGARILMHILGLSGNCLLGIENDMPEAIASLEHTLQSETYSGIAIAPLAAIYPTGGEKQLIKALTGREVPSGGIPANVGVVCQNVATAAAIYRAIVHGEVLTSRIVTVTGVGVSQPANLVVRIGTPISDLVKQCGGYTQRAERLILGGPMMGWALPSDELPITRSANCVLVQDMATIPHHNASALPCIRCGECAQACPVSLLPQQMHWYCRSENLPRIEEYRVMDCIECGCCNYVCPSHIPLVQYFRAAKSLLFTQAKERSKAEHARIRFEARQARQQHEKRLREESTRRKREMLEKANKSQPEASS, encoded by the coding sequence ATGACTACATCCTATTTTACCGGAGGTTTACACCTCGACACCCATAAGACAGAATCGAGCGGAGTCGCGCCGCTTGTCGCATCGATACCGGAAACATTGATTTTTCCACTGTTCATGCGTAACGGCCAGGACGCGCAGGCAGTCGTTGAGGCCGGTCAGCATGTACTTAAAGGTCAAATTCTGGCGCGCGATCCGGAAAACCTGACGCCGCCGGTTCACGCTTCGAGCTCGGGCATCATCGCGGCAATTGAAACGCGCGCGCTACCGCATCCGTCCGGACTCTCCGGGCGCTGCATCGTACTGAACACCGACGGACTGGATCAGGCTCGGGAAGCATCCTCAATCGGTGAAAACTACTCGGACTATCCGTTGGAAACGCTGTTGCGGCATATACACGAAGCGGGTATTGTCGGCATGGGCGGCGCCGGTTTTCCGACCGACATCAAGCTGCGCGGCGGCGGAGCTTGCGCTATCGACACGCTGATTCTGAACGGTGCGGAATGCGAGCCCTATATCACCTGTGACGACATGCTGATGCGGTATCATCCTGAAGAGGTACTTGGCGGCGCGCGCATACTGATGCACATTCTGGGTCTGTCCGGCAACTGCCTGCTCGGCATCGAAAACGACATGCCCGAGGCCATCGCCAGCCTGGAACACACGCTGCAAAGCGAGACATATTCCGGCATCGCCATTGCGCCGTTAGCGGCCATCTATCCTACCGGCGGTGAAAAACAGCTGATCAAGGCGCTTACCGGCCGTGAAGTGCCTTCGGGCGGTATACCGGCAAACGTCGGCGTAGTTTGCCAGAACGTCGCTACCGCCGCCGCAATCTACCGCGCCATCGTTCATGGGGAAGTACTGACTTCCCGCATCGTCACCGTCACCGGTGTTGGCGTCTCACAACCCGCAAATCTGGTGGTGCGTATCGGCACTCCGATCAGCGACCTGGTGAAGCAATGCGGCGGCTACACCCAACGCGCCGAACGCCTGATACTGGGAGGACCGATGATGGGTTGGGCGCTGCCCAGCGACGAACTGCCGATCACGCGCTCGGCTAACTGTGTACTGGTGCAGGACATGGCAACGATACCGCATCACAATGCATCGGCGCTGCCCTGTATCCGTTGTGGCGAATGCGCGCAAGCCTGCCCGGTCAGCCTGCTGCCGCAACAAATGCATTGGTACTGTCGCTCGGAAAATCTGCCGCGCATCGAAGAATACCGGGTCATGGACTGTATAGAATGCGGTTGCTGCAACTATGTCTGCCCCAGCCATATTCCGCTGGTGCAATATTTCCGCGCAGCCAAAAGTCTGCTGTTCACTCAGGCGAAAGAACGCAGCAAAGCCGAGCATGCGCGTATACGCTTCGAAGCGCGGCAGGCCAGACAGCAACACGAAAAACGTTTGCGAGAAGAAAGTACGCGCCGCAAACGGGAAATGCTGGAAAAAGCCAATAAGTCGCAGCCCGAAGCAAGCAGCTGA
- a CDS encoding clan AA aspartic protease: MGLTYASIKLTNLFSRQSVQVSALVDTGATFMCVTEEIALQLGFDIGEVMQQMVTLADGHQRKVPKIAPVEIAFENRSYVTEAVVLDNEPLLGVIPLEAMDLMVDSRLQRLIVNPQHPNYPVGLAK, encoded by the coding sequence ATGGGATTAACCTATGCGAGCATCAAACTGACCAACCTGTTTAGCCGGCAAAGCGTGCAAGTGAGCGCTCTGGTCGATACCGGCGCAACGTTTATGTGCGTGACGGAAGAGATCGCGCTGCAGCTTGGCTTTGACATTGGCGAGGTCATGCAGCAGATGGTTACTCTTGCGGATGGACATCAGCGCAAGGTTCCCAAGATTGCCCCTGTCGAGATAGCGTTCGAGAATCGCAGCTATGTGACCGAGGCGGTTGTGCTGGACAATGAGCCGCTGTTGGGCGTCATTCCTCTGGAGGCGATGGACTTGATGGTTGACTCCCGCCTGCAGCGGTTGATTGTTAATCCCCAGCATCCGAATTACCCTGTGGGTCTTGCGAAATAA
- the hemF gene encoding oxygen-dependent coproporphyrinogen oxidase, translating to MSNVDLDLVKQYLMNLQDEICAGLEGEESSARFIEDVWQYESGIGGGRTRVLSGGETFEQGGVNFSHVIGSNMPLSATAHRPDLAGRSFQAVGVSLVIHPRNPYVPTSHANVRFFLAEKEGEAPIWWFGGGFDLTPYYPYEEDAIAWHKTARAACQPFGDEVYPRFKKWCDEYFFLKHRNETRGVGGLFFDDLNEWGFEHSFAFLRSVGDHYIRAYRPIVNARKHQPYGEREREFQLYRRGRYVEFNLVYDRGTLFGLQSGGRTESILMSLPPVAHWRYNWRPEPGTPEDNLYTSFLKPRDWLGVK from the coding sequence ATGAGCAACGTTGATCTTGATCTTGTTAAGCAATACCTGATGAATCTGCAGGATGAAATATGCGCGGGACTGGAAGGCGAAGAAAGCTCCGCCCGTTTCATCGAAGATGTCTGGCAATATGAAAGCGGCATAGGGGGCGGACGCACTCGCGTGCTCAGCGGCGGCGAAACCTTCGAACAGGGCGGCGTTAATTTTTCGCACGTCATAGGCAGCAATATGCCGTTGTCGGCAACCGCGCATCGTCCGGATCTTGCGGGACGTTCATTCCAGGCGGTAGGCGTTTCGCTGGTAATCCACCCCCGCAATCCTTATGTGCCTACTTCGCATGCCAATGTGCGATTTTTCCTGGCGGAGAAGGAAGGCGAAGCGCCGATCTGGTGGTTCGGCGGCGGTTTCGACCTGACGCCTTATTATCCTTACGAAGAAGACGCCATCGCCTGGCATAAAACCGCACGCGCCGCCTGCCAGCCGTTCGGCGATGAAGTCTATCCGCGTTTTAAAAAGTGGTGCGACGAATACTTCTTTCTCAAGCATCGCAATGAGACGCGCGGCGTCGGCGGGTTGTTTTTCGACGATCTGAACGAATGGGGTTTCGAGCACAGCTTCGCGTTTTTACGCAGCGTCGGCGATCATTATATTCGCGCCTATCGTCCTATCGTCAATGCGCGCAAGCATCAGCCCTATGGCGAGCGTGAACGCGAGTTTCAGCTTTATCGCCGCGGGCGTTATGTGGAGTTCAATCTGGTATATGACCGCGGCACACTGTTCGGTCTGCAATCCGGCGGGCGCACCGAATCCATATTGATGTCGCTGCCTCCGGTTGCGCACTGGCGCTATAACTGGAGACCGGAACCCGGTACGCCGGAAGACAACCTGTATACCAGCTTTTTAAAACCTCGCGATTGGCTGGGTGTGAAATAA
- a CDS encoding PqiC family protein, which produces MTCRLLTPSVLTLLLLLVGCSSPEPHYYVLADSASAAPRTVSAKTEVFVGVGPVDLPEYLDRPQIVTRSGRNELQLAEFDRWAGSLKDNVAQVLAENLRTQLPGNRVALYPWKRAAGIDYQVTVKIIRFDRSVDGDSVLNAHWVILDGEGKQLAAHDAHYAEPPAGSGYRATVAAMNRTLERFGNDVADAIGAFRKAL; this is translated from the coding sequence ATGACATGCAGATTACTGACACCATCCGTATTAACTCTCCTGTTGCTGCTGGTCGGTTGCAGCAGCCCTGAGCCGCATTACTACGTACTTGCCGACAGCGCCTCGGCGGCGCCAAGGACGGTGTCGGCGAAAACGGAAGTTTTTGTTGGCGTGGGGCCTGTCGACTTGCCTGAATATCTGGATCGTCCGCAAATTGTAACGCGCAGCGGCCGGAATGAACTGCAGCTGGCAGAGTTCGACCGCTGGGCGGGATCGCTCAAGGATAATGTCGCCCAGGTGCTGGCTGAAAATCTGAGGACACAATTGCCCGGAAACAGGGTGGCGCTGTATCCGTGGAAACGCGCTGCGGGCATAGACTATCAGGTGACGGTAAAAATTATCCGCTTCGATCGCAGTGTCGATGGCGATAGCGTGCTTAATGCGCATTGGGTCATTTTGGACGGGGAGGGCAAGCAGCTGGCCGCGCATGACGCACATTATGCCGAACCGCCGGCCGGGTCAGGTTATCGCGCCACGGTTGCCGCGATGAACCGCACCCTGGAGCGCTTCGGCAACGATGTTGCAGACGCGATCGGCGCTTTTCGTAAAGCCCTGTAG
- the mltF gene encoding membrane-bound lytic murein transglycosylase MltF: MNSKKIMPSSLFANSKIVKIITRIPEITSKGLRYRFKVTILPIVLLALPGLVVNAHSPGQEVNGESQLERIRRSGELVLAIQGPAPTDSDTAVLQESLDFELAQRFASRLGVKLRYIQGNSRHDLIRMLTNHEADFIATAIPITEERRRTLRFSPAFRQITEKVVFRAEAGQETQNGAVFRDVPVTAKDWVLGSESYDLKNRLRMVNDGLLDYTVVPSDQIARMQRYFPNIEVAFEQGEPQDLGWAFSQSEDNSLYNEVSSFFDAIRQDGTLARLTKKHDAVWMATDASVDAALRSHVRQRLPRYRALFQNAGRKFDIDWRLLAAIAYQESQWDAHAVSAEGVQGMMMLTGNTARELNVTDRFNVSQSIHGGAEYLHEILEGLPSPVHGQDRIWLALAAYNIGYNHIERARKIAGRQGRDPNAWESVKAVLPQMGGKAAASPRERARGHLTVHYVENICRHYDLLVWLTDEKQTTAAGSAASRARPDVNKGRALEGGA, translated from the coding sequence ATGAATTCTAAAAAAATCATGCCTTCTAGCCTTTTTGCAAATAGCAAAATAGTTAAGATAATCACGCGCATTCCTGAGATAACCAGCAAGGGTTTAAGATACCGATTCAAAGTAACGATACTGCCTATCGTGTTGCTGGCCTTGCCTGGGTTGGTTGTCAACGCGCATTCGCCAGGTCAGGAGGTCAATGGCGAGAGCCAGCTGGAGAGAATCCGGCGATCTGGGGAACTGGTGTTGGCGATTCAAGGCCCTGCGCCTACCGATAGCGATACTGCGGTACTGCAGGAAAGCCTCGATTTCGAACTGGCCCAACGTTTCGCATCCAGGCTGGGCGTCAAATTGCGTTATATACAGGGCAACTCGCGTCATGATCTGATACGCATGCTGACTAACCATGAAGCCGACTTTATCGCGACAGCAATACCGATTACGGAAGAGCGGCGGCGTACACTGCGATTTTCTCCCGCTTTCCGGCAAATTACCGAAAAAGTGGTTTTTCGCGCCGAAGCCGGACAAGAAACCCAGAACGGTGCGGTTTTTCGCGACGTTCCGGTCACGGCGAAGGATTGGGTATTGGGCAGCGAGTCCTACGACCTTAAAAACCGCCTGCGCATGGTTAATGACGGCCTGTTGGACTATACCGTCGTACCATCCGATCAGATTGCGCGTATGCAACGCTATTTTCCCAACATTGAAGTTGCATTCGAGCAAGGGGAGCCGCAAGATTTAGGCTGGGCTTTCTCGCAAAGCGAAGATAACAGCCTTTACAACGAAGTATCCTCATTTTTCGATGCTATCCGACAGGACGGCACGCTGGCCCGGCTCACTAAAAAACATGATGCTGTCTGGATGGCTACCGATGCATCGGTAGACGCGGCGCTGAGGTCGCATGTTCGGCAAAGGTTGCCGCGTTATCGCGCACTGTTTCAAAATGCCGGACGAAAATTCGATATAGACTGGCGTTTGCTGGCTGCAATCGCTTATCAGGAGTCACAGTGGGATGCGCATGCAGTTTCCGCCGAAGGCGTGCAGGGCATGATGATGTTGACTGGAAACACCGCGCGTGAGCTCAATGTGACGGACCGTTTTAACGTAAGCCAAAGCATCCACGGCGGCGCCGAATATCTCCACGAAATTCTGGAAGGGCTTCCGTCCCCTGTCCATGGACAGGATCGCATTTGGCTGGCGCTGGCGGCTTACAATATCGGTTATAACCATATCGAGCGCGCGCGCAAGATAGCCGGCCGCCAGGGCCGTGACCCCAATGCCTGGGAAAGCGTGAAAGCAGTGCTGCCGCAAATGGGGGGTAAAGCGGCGGCATCTCCCAGGGAGCGCGCCAGAGGACATTTAACGGTGCATTATGTCGAAAATATTTGCAGACACTACGACCTGCTGGTATGGCTGACCGATGAGAAGCAAACAACGGCAGCCGGCTCGGCTGCATCGCGAGCACGACCTGATGTGAATAAAGGTCGTGCGCTCGAAGGCGGTGCATGA
- a CDS encoding ComEA family DNA-binding protein gives MNKFKCAILGIILSIAPWTVWADAVDINTATADQIAAGLKGVGKSKAEAIVKDREKNGPFKSVDDLARVKGVKAGIITKNRDNITVTAPGLAVPAIPRPAASVPAVAPAVPAVPAPVVK, from the coding sequence ATGAATAAATTTAAATGCGCTATACTGGGAATTATTTTGTCTATTGCACCTTGGACAGTCTGGGCGGATGCTGTTGACATCAATACTGCAACAGCCGATCAGATTGCAGCCGGTCTCAAGGGCGTAGGTAAAAGCAAAGCCGAAGCCATTGTAAAGGATAGAGAGAAAAACGGCCCATTCAAGTCGGTGGACGATCTTGCCAGGGTCAAAGGCGTGAAAGCCGGTATTATCACCAAAAACCGCGACAACATCACTGTAACCGCGCCTGGGCTCGCTGTACCCGCTATACCCAGACCGGCGGCGTCCGTACCTGCGGTTGCGCCGGCAGTACCCGCTGTACCCGCGCCTGTTGTAAAATAG
- the tadA gene encoding tRNA adenosine(34) deaminase TadA — MSTARTENAYQDAYWMQYALALAHKAEESGEVPVGAVLTKDDRLVAEGWNQPILARDPSAHAEMVTLRNAGLALNNYRLVNTTLYVTLEPCVMCMGAIAHARVERLVFGCSDPHRGAVCSVLHLADADFLNHRVAWQGGVLAEPCSALLKSFFKRRR, encoded by the coding sequence ATAAGCACAGCCCGTACTGAAAATGCGTATCAGGATGCGTATTGGATGCAATACGCCCTGGCATTGGCGCACAAAGCGGAAGAGAGCGGAGAAGTACCGGTCGGAGCAGTGCTGACCAAGGATGACCGGCTTGTCGCCGAAGGCTGGAATCAGCCAATCCTTGCACGTGATCCTAGCGCACATGCAGAAATGGTGACGTTGCGCAATGCCGGCCTTGCGTTGAATAACTACCGCTTGGTCAACACGACTCTTTACGTTACCCTTGAGCCTTGCGTGATGTGCATGGGAGCCATAGCCCATGCACGAGTCGAACGCCTGGTGTTTGGCTGCAGCGATCCGCATCGAGGCGCCGTTTGCAGCGTTCTGCATCTGGCCGATGCCGATTTTTTAAATCACCGCGTTGCCTGGCAAGGCGGAGTTCTGGCCGAACCCTGTTCGGCGCTGCTCAAATCATTTTTTAAACGCCGGCGTTAA
- the ampD gene encoding 1,6-anhydro-N-acetylmuramyl-L-alanine amidase AmpD, producing the protein MKIIKNGLLEHALQAESPNSNVRPDETDISLIVIHCISLPPGEFGGPWIDRLFNNTLPGDAHPYFHGIQSLRVSAHLLIRRDGSITQYVPFHKRAWHAGISCYKGRENCNDFSIGIELEGTETADYDPAQYDSLVTAIGALADTYPGVCADRIVGHSEIAPARKTDPGPSFDWAFFRQQLARGKHGAI; encoded by the coding sequence ATGAAAATTATCAAAAACGGCTTGCTGGAGCACGCCCTGCAAGCAGAATCGCCTAACAGCAACGTGAGGCCGGATGAAACCGATATTTCGCTGATCGTAATTCATTGCATCAGCCTGCCGCCCGGCGAATTCGGAGGTCCCTGGATCGATCGATTATTCAACAATACTTTGCCGGGTGATGCCCATCCGTATTTTCATGGCATCCAGTCACTGAGAGTGTCCGCCCATCTGCTTATCCGGCGCGACGGCAGCATCACTCAGTACGTTCCTTTTCATAAGCGCGCATGGCATGCCGGCATCTCTTGCTATAAGGGCCGTGAAAACTGCAATGATTTTTCCATCGGCATCGAATTGGAAGGCACGGAAACCGCGGACTATGACCCCGCGCAGTACGACAGCCTTGTCACCGCTATTGGCGCGCTGGCCGACACTTATCCCGGTGTCTGCGCCGATCGGATCGTGGGGCATAGCGAGATCGCGCCAGCGCGCAAAACCGATCCGGGTCCCAGTTTCGATTGGGCTTTTTTTCGACAACAACTGGCGCGAGGGAAACATGGAGCTATCTGA
- a CDS encoding FKBP-type peptidyl-prolyl cis-trans isomerase — protein sequence MQIAPQKVVLIHYTLTDEAGEVLDSSEGNDPLAFIQGAGNIISGLERALEGKTAGERLNVRVEPEDAYGVRDDELIQSVPSTAFEGVENIEPGMQFHAETQEGLQMVTVLAVEGDEVVLDGNHPLAGIPLHFDVEIVEVRDASEAELEHGHVHGPGGHHH from the coding sequence ATGCAAATCGCACCGCAGAAAGTGGTTCTTATCCACTATACATTGACCGATGAAGCGGGCGAAGTGCTCGATAGTTCAGAAGGCAATGATCCACTGGCCTTCATTCAGGGGGCAGGCAATATCATCTCCGGACTGGAGCGCGCCCTGGAAGGCAAAACCGCAGGCGAACGTTTAAACGTACGCGTTGAACCGGAAGACGCTTACGGCGTGCGCGACGACGAACTGATTCAAAGCGTGCCAAGCACGGCATTCGAAGGAGTCGAAAATATAGAGCCGGGCATGCAGTTTCATGCGGAAACGCAGGAAGGGCTGCAAATGGTGACCGTACTGGCGGTGGAGGGCGATGAGGTCGTGCTTGATGGAAATCACCCGCTGGCGGGCATCCCGCTGCATTTCGATGTCGAAATCGTCGAGGTGCGCGACGCCAGCGAGGCTGAACTGGAACATGGCCATGTGCATGGTCCGGGCGGTCATCATCACTAA
- the galU gene encoding UTP--glucose-1-phosphate uridylyltransferase GalU, which yields MKKTIKKAVFPVAGLGTRFLPATKANPKEMLPIVDKPLIQYAVEEAVAAGVEVMVFITGRSKRAISDHFDKAYELENELALRGKEETLKIVQNIVPSHVSVVHIRQAEALGLGHAVSCAKPVIGDEPFAVILADDLVDDGASGCLSQMIKVYNEWQCSVLGVERIDPSDTQSYGIVKSNLIQPGLGRLEAIVEKPKPENAPSNLGVIGRYILTPAIFEKLDQVGKGAGGEIQLTDAIELLLHEQAVLSYEFYGKRYDCGSKLGYLVATVEQALKHPELKESFRAYLQNLVVE from the coding sequence ATGAAAAAGACCATTAAAAAGGCTGTATTCCCAGTAGCGGGGCTAGGTACCCGGTTTTTGCCTGCAACCAAGGCCAATCCGAAAGAGATGCTGCCGATCGTAGATAAGCCATTGATTCAATATGCTGTTGAAGAAGCCGTAGCGGCCGGGGTAGAGGTAATGGTATTCATTACCGGTCGCAGCAAGCGCGCCATTTCAGATCATTTCGACAAGGCGTATGAACTGGAAAACGAACTGGCGTTGCGCGGCAAGGAAGAGACGCTCAAAATTGTGCAGAATATCGTACCGTCGCATGTCAGCGTGGTGCATATCCGTCAGGCGGAAGCACTCGGCCTGGGACATGCCGTGAGTTGCGCAAAGCCTGTCATCGGCGATGAACCGTTTGCGGTGATACTGGCCGACGATCTGGTGGATGATGGCGCCAGCGGCTGTTTGAGTCAGATGATAAAAGTTTACAACGAATGGCAATGTTCGGTATTGGGCGTAGAACGCATTGATCCCTCCGATACGCAAAGCTATGGTATCGTTAAATCGAATCTGATTCAGCCGGGTTTGGGGCGTCTCGAAGCGATAGTGGAAAAACCGAAACCGGAGAATGCGCCATCGAATCTTGGCGTAATCGGACGCTACATCCTGACGCCTGCGATTTTTGAAAAGCTGGATCAGGTTGGCAAGGGTGCGGGCGGTGAAATTCAGTTGACCGATGCGATTGAATTACTGCTTCATGAGCAGGCCGTACTTTCCTATGAGTTTTATGGCAAACGCTACGATTGCGGCTCCAAGCTGGGTTATCTGGTGGCTACCGTGGAACAGGCGCTGAAACATCCCGAGTTGAAGGAAAGCTTCCGTGCTTATCTGCAAAATCTTGTAGTGGAGTAG
- the serB gene encoding phosphoserine phosphatase SerB: protein MYLTIIHTSSLNTSEQQSILEAVPGDLECWGDHHRLHHAAPVATELLTGLRQRYAFDLNPLPLSFDPARVGLIISDMDSTLIDIECIDELAGQIGVKARVAEITERAMRGELVFADALRERVALLAGCPVQALQTVYDQRLHLNPGAEALITQARQQNVKTALVSGGFTFFTSRIQEMLAMDAARANDLEIQADRLTGRLSGPVCGPEQKTAFLQELLTRYDLEPRQAIAIGDGANDLGMLGMAGLGVAYHAKPRVQQAADVVINHGGLDNVAAFFRTGR, encoded by the coding sequence GTGTATTTAACCATCATACATACATCCAGCCTGAACACCTCAGAACAGCAGTCGATACTGGAGGCAGTACCAGGCGATCTCGAATGCTGGGGAGATCATCACCGCCTCCATCATGCCGCCCCTGTCGCAACCGAGCTTCTGACCGGGCTACGCCAACGCTACGCCTTTGATCTGAATCCGCTGCCGTTGTCGTTCGATCCCGCCCGGGTTGGCTTGATTATCAGCGATATGGACTCCACGCTGATCGATATCGAATGCATTGATGAATTGGCCGGCCAGATTGGCGTCAAAGCGCGGGTGGCCGAAATTACAGAACGCGCCATGCGTGGTGAACTGGTTTTTGCCGACGCTCTGAGGGAGCGTGTTGCATTGCTGGCCGGTTGCCCGGTTCAGGCATTGCAAACCGTGTATGACCAGCGTTTGCATCTGAACCCAGGAGCGGAAGCATTAATAACTCAGGCGCGACAGCAAAATGTCAAAACGGCTTTGGTGTCAGGCGGATTTACCTTTTTCACATCTCGAATTCAGGAAATGCTGGCAATGGATGCCGCGCGCGCTAATGACCTGGAAATTCAGGCAGACCGGCTAACAGGGCGTTTATCAGGGCCTGTTTGCGGCCCCGAGCAAAAAACCGCTTTCCTGCAGGAACTATTGACACGTTATGATCTGGAACCGCGGCAAGCCATAGCCATCGGCGATGGCGCCAACGATCTGGGTATGCTGGGCATGGCCGGGCTAGGCGTGGCTTATCACGCCAAACCTCGTGTGCAGCAAGCGGCCGATGTGGTGATAAACCATGGAGGACTCGATAATGTGGCTGCATTTTTTCGTACCGGCAGATAA
- a CDS encoding PqiB family protein yields MSPASKEPNKTAMASKPLLQTGEALVEKTRGLALVWVIPLIALAIGVWLAYKTLSAQGPTITIAFKEASGLEAGKSKIKYKNVEVGTVESVELSEDLNQVLVTAKMDKHVAGHLRENAVFWVVKPQFGLNGVSGLDTLLAGNYIGVEFGSGGESMRKFRGLDQPPHVSADTPGRSFLLSADSAGPLGYGTPVYFRDILVGQTVDVRLTEDRQSVQIEIFINAPFERLIKDSSHFWQVNAIDLSMGAQGVNLKVGSLVSLLSGGITFETPGLNDSDIPPSAADTRFRLHKDFASIAEGSYTVRRPFLLYFDDSVRGLNIGAPVEIKGIRIGTVTDVQLEVNFATNKVRIPVKVEVDPERLIPLGAAEAVKLYNEAHAAELAAGRHPGIEKLVQHGLRARLKTGSLITGQLFVDVDFYPDEPRKSIIYGGKYPEIPTLPSMTDELMKNVGEIIANLKKLPLDKIGKELLGTVKGSNKLINSADLKEATHSLNLALADMRHLAQTTDKQIATLSASLEKTLGSTARVLEQMEPGAPMSVDISNALEELSASARSIRALTDYLERHPEALLNGKAGSGAKP; encoded by the coding sequence ATGTCCCCAGCTTCAAAAGAACCGAACAAAACCGCAATGGCAAGCAAGCCGCTTCTGCAAACCGGAGAAGCTCTGGTGGAAAAAACCAGAGGTCTTGCGCTGGTGTGGGTCATTCCGCTGATAGCGCTGGCGATCGGTGTCTGGCTGGCGTACAAGACGCTCAGCGCCCAGGGGCCGACCATCACTATCGCATTCAAGGAAGCGTCCGGTCTGGAAGCGGGTAAAAGCAAGATCAAGTATAAAAACGTCGAAGTCGGCACCGTCGAAAGCGTAGAGCTTAGCGAAGACCTGAATCAGGTTCTGGTCACCGCGAAAATGGACAAACACGTTGCCGGCCACCTCAGAGAAAATGCTGTTTTCTGGGTGGTCAAGCCGCAGTTCGGTCTGAATGGTGTATCCGGTCTGGATACGTTGCTTGCCGGCAATTACATCGGCGTTGAATTCGGCAGCGGCGGTGAATCGATGCGCAAATTCAGGGGGCTGGATCAGCCGCCTCACGTCAGCGCCGACACTCCCGGGCGCTCATTCCTGCTTTCGGCGGATAGCGCGGGTCCGCTGGGTTATGGCACGCCGGTCTATTTTCGCGACATTCTGGTCGGTCAGACTGTCGACGTAAGGTTGACTGAAGACCGGCAGAGCGTGCAGATCGAAATATTTATCAACGCCCCTTTCGAGCGTCTCATAAAAGACAGCTCGCATTTCTGGCAAGTCAACGCCATCGATCTGTCGATGGGTGCTCAGGGCGTCAACCTGAAGGTCGGATCGCTGGTATCGTTGCTGAGCGGTGGTATCACTTTCGAAACACCCGGCCTGAACGACTCTGATATCCCGCCCAGCGCCGCCGACACCCGCTTCAGGCTGCACAAGGATTTTGCAAGCATTGCCGAAGGGTCTTATACAGTACGAAGACCCTTTCTGCTCTATTTCGACGATTCCGTGCGAGGTTTGAACATCGGGGCACCGGTAGAGATCAAGGGCATCCGCATCGGCACGGTAACCGATGTACAGTTAGAGGTGAATTTCGCCACCAACAAGGTCAGGATTCCCGTTAAGGTGGAAGTCGATCCCGAGCGTTTGATCCCATTGGGTGCGGCCGAAGCAGTAAAGCTATACAATGAAGCGCATGCGGCAGAGCTTGCCGCCGGACGGCATCCGGGCATAGAAAAACTGGTTCAGCACGGGCTGCGCGCGCGGCTCAAAACCGGCAGCCTGATAACCGGGCAACTGTTTGTCGATGTCGACTTTTACCCGGACGAGCCGCGCAAGAGCATTATTTACGGCGGGAAGTATCCCGAGATACCGACCTTACCATCAATGACCGATGAGCTGATGAAAAACGTTGGCGAGATCATTGCCAATCTGAAGAAACTGCCGCTCGACAAAATAGGGAAGGAATTACTCGGTACGGTCAAGGGCAGTAACAAACTGATCAATTCCGCCGATTTGAAGGAGGCAACGCATTCGTTGAACCTGGCATTGGCGGACATGCGCCATCTGGCGCAAACCACCGATAAACAAATCGCGACGTTGAGCGCCAGCCTGGAAAAAACGCTGGGGTCAACTGCCAGGGTGCTGGAACAAATGGAACCGGGCGCGCCGATGTCGGTCGATATCAGCAATGCGCTGGAAGAACTTTCGGCTTCGGCGCGCTCCATCCGTGCGTTGACCGACTATCTCGAACGACATCCTGAAGCCTTGCTCAATGGCAAGGCGGGGAGTGGAGCCAAACCATGA